The following proteins come from a genomic window of Novosphingobium aromaticivorans DSM 12444:
- the gspM gene encoding type II secretion system protein GspM, which produces MRSGLNVWYGGLTARERGLVSVAGGLVASIVLVYGIVLPVGTALDDAADRHRNATERAGRIEAQIAALKAAPAGKTAVLAGPVEQIAGASAQEAGFVVQSNQRRGSDMAVILIPTARPSAALAWLDGLMAQGLAVEQLTMTPAPDGSVSVNVTLRRSGS; this is translated from the coding sequence ATGAGGAGCGGTTTGAACGTGTGGTACGGCGGCCTGACGGCGCGCGAGCGGGGCCTTGTCAGCGTCGCTGGCGGGCTGGTGGCGTCGATCGTCCTTGTCTACGGCATTGTTCTGCCCGTGGGGACCGCGCTTGACGATGCGGCAGACCGCCATCGCAACGCAACGGAGCGCGCAGGACGGATCGAGGCGCAGATCGCCGCGTTGAAAGCGGCGCCGGCCGGGAAGACCGCAGTGCTGGCGGGGCCGGTCGAACAGATTGCCGGGGCCAGTGCGCAGGAAGCCGGGTTCGTTGTCCAATCGAACCAGCGTCGCGGTTCCGACATGGCGGTAATCCTCATCCCGACGGCGCGCCCTTCGGCGGCACTGGCGTGGCTGGACGGGCTGATGGCGCAGGGACTGGCGGTCGAGCAACTGACCATGACACCCGCGCCGGACGGCAGCGTCTCGGTCAACGTCACCTTGCGACGGAGCGGATCGTGA